One Paraburkholderia flagellata genomic window carries:
- the phaP gene encoding TIGR01841 family phasin (Members of this family are phasins (small proteins associated with inclusions such as PHA granules). Note that several different families of phasins have been named PhaP despite very little sequence similarity to each other.): MSVSAPEQFRANYQAGVAAFFALTKPVFQGVQAVIDLNVQASKAAIAESEATLKGALQSGNPAEFLTQQIGASQQAAAKAMSYSRHLVDIATTTQNELIQAAQVQSGENEQRFKAFSEGLTQNAPVGAESFVAAMNSTFAAVNNAAETLRGVTRQAIETAQSNFQNVAASVQEAAPVDVQPATAKATSQAKA; encoded by the coding sequence ATGTCTGTTTCCGCACCCGAACAATTCCGCGCGAACTACCAGGCTGGCGTCGCAGCGTTCTTTGCGCTCACGAAACCCGTTTTCCAGGGCGTGCAGGCCGTGATCGATCTCAACGTGCAGGCCAGCAAGGCTGCCATCGCCGAAAGCGAAGCGACGCTCAAGGGTGCTCTCCAGAGCGGCAATCCCGCCGAGTTCCTGACGCAGCAAATTGGCGCGTCGCAGCAAGCGGCTGCCAAGGCTATGTCGTACAGCCGCCACCTCGTCGATATCGCGACGACGACTCAAAACGAGTTGATTCAAGCCGCCCAGGTGCAATCGGGCGAGAATGAGCAGCGCTTCAAGGCCTTTTCCGAAGGCCTGACGCAAAACGCGCCCGTCGGCGCGGAGTCTTTCGTCGCGGCCATGAACTCGACGTTCGCCGCCGTGAACAATGCCGCCGAGACGCTGCGCGGCGTGACCCGCCAGGCCATCGAAACGGCCCAGAGCAATTTCCAGAACGTTGCCGCCTCCGTCCAGGAAGCCGCGCCGGTTGACGTCCAGCCGGCAACCGCTAAGGCGACGAGCCAGGCCAAGGCCTGA